From the genome of Carassius gibelio isolate Cgi1373 ecotype wild population from Czech Republic chromosome A16, carGib1.2-hapl.c, whole genome shotgun sequence, one region includes:
- the LOC128031087 gene encoding uncharacterized protein LOC128031087 isoform X3 — MKAILILILASTFMGVFFKAAVCENIPSGFTLINRAYTFPGNASGCHHAEWRKSPPADATIATFTDHTCTTEEGFEEEFTCKDQHLLLRAARYTDQGRYEFICNTATTATQLDVLYALKLSVDETDSITFSCYSRSAEDVTWLHDKETVLHYTMDGSVIPGKGYEGRASLEKTCFTTGDFSLTISNVRQADAGVYRCFVDDETIKGYPHAYELEVNEKRSSPGDQTHPDCNEAALVFYKTSTIVLGLILGLILGLILVVSVICLIIKLHNRWSTSAPSTQKSEESTPENDCMLMSDRTPATDERPPVQESDYTENKPSGTQPIFEIWQNEACEEDTDI; from the exons GAGAATATTCCGTCTGGTTTTACATTAATAAACCGAGCGTACACATTCCCCGGTAACGCCAGCGGCTGTCATCACGCTGAATGGAGGAAGAGCCCCCCCGCAGACGCCACTATCGCCACATTCACAGATCATACGTGCACGACTGAAGAAGGCTTTGAGGAGGAGTTCACATGTAAAGACCAGCATCTGCTTCTCAGAGCAGCTAGATACACAGACCAGGGGCGCTACGAGTTCATCTGTAACACGGCTACAACAGCAACTCAATTGGACGTTCTGT ATGCTCTAAAGCTGAGTGTAGACGAGACAGACAGCATCACCTTCAGCTGTTATTCACGCAGCGCCGAGGATGTGACGTGGCTGCATGACAAGGAGACAGTTTTGCACTACACGATGGACGGATCCGTGATTCCTGGCAAAGGTTACGAGGGAAGAGCATCGCTGGAGAAGACCTGCTTCACAACCGGCGATTTCTCTCTGACCATCTCTAATGTTCGCCAGGCAGATGCTGGCGTATACCGCTGTTTTGTGGATGATGAAACCATTAAAGGATACCCACATGCCTATGAGCTGGAAGTGAACG AGAAACGCTCCAGTCCAGGAGACCAAACACACCCCGACTGCAATGAAGCAGCTCTGGTTTTTTATAAGACATCCACCATAGTTTTGGGGCTCATCTTGGGGCTCATCTTGGGGCTCATCTTGGTTGTCAGTGTGATATGTTTGATCATAAAACTACACAATCGTTGGTCCACATCCGCTCCATCCACTCAGAAGAGTGAGGAGAGCACACCTGAAAATGACTGTATGCTGATGTCTGACAGAACTCCAGCCACCGATGAACGTCCGCCTGTCCAGGAGAGCGACTACACCGAAAATAAGCCTTCTGGCACACAACCTATTTTTGAAATCTGGCAGAATGAAGCTTGTGAAGAAGATACAGACATCTAG
- the LOC128031087 gene encoding uncharacterized protein LOC128031087 isoform X1, protein MQCNTMKAILILILASTFMGVFFKAAVCENIPSGFTLINRAYTFPGNASGCHHAEWRKSPPADATIATFTDHTCTTEEGFEEEFTCKDQHLLLRAARYTDQGRYEFICNTATTATQLDVLYALKLSVDETDSITFSCYSRSAEDVTWLHDKETVLHYTMDGSVIPGKGYEGRASLEKTCFTTGDFSLTISNVRQADAGVYRCFVDDETIKGYPHAYELEVNEKRSSPGDQTHPDCNEAALVFYKTSTIVLGLILGLILGLILVVSVICLIIKLHNRWSTSAPSTQKSEESTPENDCMLMSDRTPATDERPPVQESDYTENKPSGTQPIFEIWQNEACEEDTDI, encoded by the exons GAGAATATTCCGTCTGGTTTTACATTAATAAACCGAGCGTACACATTCCCCGGTAACGCCAGCGGCTGTCATCACGCTGAATGGAGGAAGAGCCCCCCCGCAGACGCCACTATCGCCACATTCACAGATCATACGTGCACGACTGAAGAAGGCTTTGAGGAGGAGTTCACATGTAAAGACCAGCATCTGCTTCTCAGAGCAGCTAGATACACAGACCAGGGGCGCTACGAGTTCATCTGTAACACGGCTACAACAGCAACTCAATTGGACGTTCTGT ATGCTCTAAAGCTGAGTGTAGACGAGACAGACAGCATCACCTTCAGCTGTTATTCACGCAGCGCCGAGGATGTGACGTGGCTGCATGACAAGGAGACAGTTTTGCACTACACGATGGACGGATCCGTGATTCCTGGCAAAGGTTACGAGGGAAGAGCATCGCTGGAGAAGACCTGCTTCACAACCGGCGATTTCTCTCTGACCATCTCTAATGTTCGCCAGGCAGATGCTGGCGTATACCGCTGTTTTGTGGATGATGAAACCATTAAAGGATACCCACATGCCTATGAGCTGGAAGTGAACG AGAAACGCTCCAGTCCAGGAGACCAAACACACCCCGACTGCAATGAAGCAGCTCTGGTTTTTTATAAGACATCCACCATAGTTTTGGGGCTCATCTTGGGGCTCATCTTGGGGCTCATCTTGGTTGTCAGTGTGATATGTTTGATCATAAAACTACACAATCGTTGGTCCACATCCGCTCCATCCACTCAGAAGAGTGAGGAGAGCACACCTGAAAATGACTGTATGCTGATGTCTGACAGAACTCCAGCCACCGATGAACGTCCGCCTGTCCAGGAGAGCGACTACACCGAAAATAAGCCTTCTGGCACACAACCTATTTTTGAAATCTGGCAGAATGAAGCTTGTGAAGAAGATACAGACATCTAG
- the LOC128031087 gene encoding uncharacterized protein LOC128031087 isoform X4 — protein sequence MKAILILILASTFMGVFFKAVCENIPSGFTLINRAYTFPGNASGCHHAEWRKSPPADATIATFTDHTCTTEEGFEEEFTCKDQHLLLRAARYTDQGRYEFICNTATTATQLDVLYALKLSVDETDSITFSCYSRSAEDVTWLHDKETVLHYTMDGSVIPGKGYEGRASLEKTCFTTGDFSLTISNVRQADAGVYRCFVDDETIKGYPHAYELEVNEKRSSPGDQTHPDCNEAALVFYKTSTIVLGLILGLILGLILVVSVICLIIKLHNRWSTSAPSTQKSEESTPENDCMLMSDRTPATDERPPVQESDYTENKPSGTQPIFEIWQNEACEEDTDI from the exons GAGAATATTCCGTCTGGTTTTACATTAATAAACCGAGCGTACACATTCCCCGGTAACGCCAGCGGCTGTCATCACGCTGAATGGAGGAAGAGCCCCCCCGCAGACGCCACTATCGCCACATTCACAGATCATACGTGCACGACTGAAGAAGGCTTTGAGGAGGAGTTCACATGTAAAGACCAGCATCTGCTTCTCAGAGCAGCTAGATACACAGACCAGGGGCGCTACGAGTTCATCTGTAACACGGCTACAACAGCAACTCAATTGGACGTTCTGT ATGCTCTAAAGCTGAGTGTAGACGAGACAGACAGCATCACCTTCAGCTGTTATTCACGCAGCGCCGAGGATGTGACGTGGCTGCATGACAAGGAGACAGTTTTGCACTACACGATGGACGGATCCGTGATTCCTGGCAAAGGTTACGAGGGAAGAGCATCGCTGGAGAAGACCTGCTTCACAACCGGCGATTTCTCTCTGACCATCTCTAATGTTCGCCAGGCAGATGCTGGCGTATACCGCTGTTTTGTGGATGATGAAACCATTAAAGGATACCCACATGCCTATGAGCTGGAAGTGAACG AGAAACGCTCCAGTCCAGGAGACCAAACACACCCCGACTGCAATGAAGCAGCTCTGGTTTTTTATAAGACATCCACCATAGTTTTGGGGCTCATCTTGGGGCTCATCTTGGGGCTCATCTTGGTTGTCAGTGTGATATGTTTGATCATAAAACTACACAATCGTTGGTCCACATCCGCTCCATCCACTCAGAAGAGTGAGGAGAGCACACCTGAAAATGACTGTATGCTGATGTCTGACAGAACTCCAGCCACCGATGAACGTCCGCCTGTCCAGGAGAGCGACTACACCGAAAATAAGCCTTCTGGCACACAACCTATTTTTGAAATCTGGCAGAATGAAGCTTGTGAAGAAGATACAGACATCTAG
- the LOC128031087 gene encoding uncharacterized protein LOC128031087 isoform X2, translated as MQCNTMKAILILILASTFMGVFFKAVCENIPSGFTLINRAYTFPGNASGCHHAEWRKSPPADATIATFTDHTCTTEEGFEEEFTCKDQHLLLRAARYTDQGRYEFICNTATTATQLDVLYALKLSVDETDSITFSCYSRSAEDVTWLHDKETVLHYTMDGSVIPGKGYEGRASLEKTCFTTGDFSLTISNVRQADAGVYRCFVDDETIKGYPHAYELEVNEKRSSPGDQTHPDCNEAALVFYKTSTIVLGLILGLILGLILVVSVICLIIKLHNRWSTSAPSTQKSEESTPENDCMLMSDRTPATDERPPVQESDYTENKPSGTQPIFEIWQNEACEEDTDI; from the exons GAGAATATTCCGTCTGGTTTTACATTAATAAACCGAGCGTACACATTCCCCGGTAACGCCAGCGGCTGTCATCACGCTGAATGGAGGAAGAGCCCCCCCGCAGACGCCACTATCGCCACATTCACAGATCATACGTGCACGACTGAAGAAGGCTTTGAGGAGGAGTTCACATGTAAAGACCAGCATCTGCTTCTCAGAGCAGCTAGATACACAGACCAGGGGCGCTACGAGTTCATCTGTAACACGGCTACAACAGCAACTCAATTGGACGTTCTGT ATGCTCTAAAGCTGAGTGTAGACGAGACAGACAGCATCACCTTCAGCTGTTATTCACGCAGCGCCGAGGATGTGACGTGGCTGCATGACAAGGAGACAGTTTTGCACTACACGATGGACGGATCCGTGATTCCTGGCAAAGGTTACGAGGGAAGAGCATCGCTGGAGAAGACCTGCTTCACAACCGGCGATTTCTCTCTGACCATCTCTAATGTTCGCCAGGCAGATGCTGGCGTATACCGCTGTTTTGTGGATGATGAAACCATTAAAGGATACCCACATGCCTATGAGCTGGAAGTGAACG AGAAACGCTCCAGTCCAGGAGACCAAACACACCCCGACTGCAATGAAGCAGCTCTGGTTTTTTATAAGACATCCACCATAGTTTTGGGGCTCATCTTGGGGCTCATCTTGGGGCTCATCTTGGTTGTCAGTGTGATATGTTTGATCATAAAACTACACAATCGTTGGTCCACATCCGCTCCATCCACTCAGAAGAGTGAGGAGAGCACACCTGAAAATGACTGTATGCTGATGTCTGACAGAACTCCAGCCACCGATGAACGTCCGCCTGTCCAGGAGAGCGACTACACCGAAAATAAGCCTTCTGGCACACAACCTATTTTTGAAATCTGGCAGAATGAAGCTTGTGAAGAAGATACAGACATCTAG